A part of Bacteroidota bacterium genomic DNA contains:
- a CDS encoding 4-(cytidine 5'-diphospho)-2-C-methyl-D-erythritol kinase: MILFPNAKINLGLNVIEKRPDGFHNIETVFYPINWCDALEVLDGGSQPFDLETSGLTVAGPIEENIIYKAWKALSAEVKLPHLKVNLRKVLPMGAGLGGGSSDAAFFLKIINQKFSLGLSQEQLTNIARKLGSDCAFFIENTPVFAVGKGDEFSSVKVNLKDYRILVVHPGINSNTKEAYDGVIPNKPLRSVKEIVENEPISNWKNCLVNDFEKSIFKKYPEVEKLKNQLYEAGAVYASMSGSGSAVFGIFKDKQTITFPDTYKSMWT; this comes from the coding sequence ATGATACTTTTTCCAAATGCTAAGATTAACCTGGGACTGAACGTGATAGAGAAAAGACCGGACGGTTTTCATAACATCGAGACGGTTTTTTATCCCATTAATTGGTGTGATGCCCTCGAAGTTTTGGATGGAGGCTCTCAGCCTTTTGATTTGGAAACAAGCGGTTTAACAGTAGCCGGACCCATTGAAGAAAACATCATTTATAAAGCCTGGAAGGCCTTGAGCGCTGAGGTTAAATTACCCCATTTAAAAGTCAATTTACGTAAGGTTTTGCCAATGGGAGCCGGACTCGGCGGGGGCAGTTCCGATGCGGCTTTTTTTCTGAAAATTATCAATCAAAAGTTTAGTTTAGGATTGAGTCAAGAGCAGTTAACCAATATTGCCCGCAAATTAGGGTCTGATTGCGCTTTTTTTATAGAAAATACCCCCGTTTTTGCGGTGGGCAAAGGGGATGAGTTCAGTTCGGTTAAGGTAAACTTAAAGGACTATCGTATTTTAGTGGTACATCCGGGCATTAATAGTAATACCAAGGAAGCTTACGATGGCGTTATTCCCAACAAACCATTACGTTCGGTTAAGGAAATTGTAGAAAATGAACCCATTTCCAATTGGAAAAATTGCTTGGTTAACGATTTTGAAAAAAGCATTTTTAAAAAGTATCCCGAAGTGGAGAAATTAAAAAACCAACTCTATGAAGCCGGTGCCGTTTATGCATCAATGAGCGGAAGCGGAAGCGCAGTGTTTGGGATTTTTAAAGATAAACAAACCATCACATTTCCGGATACATATAAATCAATGTGGACTTAG
- the dnaJ gene encoding molecular chaperone DnaJ translates to MAKRDYYEVLGVAKNASDDEIKKAYRKLAIKYHPDKNPDDKAAEEKFKEAAEAYEVLSNAEKKQRYDQFGHAGMSGAAGGGGYGGGGMNMDDIFSQFGDIFGGAFGFGGGGGGNGGGRRVNRGSNLRVKVKLNLNEIAHGVEKKIKVNKQVACGTCKGSGAKNNNYDTCKICNGSGVQTRVQQTILGAMRTQTTCSSCHGEGKIIKEKCGTCHGDGVVRGEEVISVNIPAGVAEGMQLSMNGKGNAAPRGGINGDLLILVEEEEHPELKRDGNNLIYHSFISFPEAALGTQVEIPTIDGKVKIKIDPGTPSGKILRLKGKGIPDINSYGKGDLLVDVNIHVPTNLSADEKKMMEQLQDSKNFKPNPNKKEKSFFDRMKEYFE, encoded by the coding sequence ATGGCAAAGAGAGATTATTACGAAGTACTGGGCGTAGCTAAAAACGCAAGCGATGACGAAATAAAAAAGGCGTATCGTAAGCTGGCTATTAAATACCATCCTGATAAAAATCCGGATGATAAAGCTGCTGAAGAAAAATTTAAAGAGGCCGCAGAGGCGTATGAAGTTTTAAGTAATGCAGAGAAAAAACAACGATACGATCAGTTCGGACATGCGGGCATGAGTGGTGCAGCAGGTGGCGGCGGCTATGGTGGCGGTGGAATGAACATGGATGATATTTTCTCTCAGTTCGGAGATATTTTTGGCGGTGCATTTGGATTTGGTGGCGGAGGCGGAGGAAATGGCGGTGGCCGTCGTGTAAACCGTGGCTCCAACTTACGCGTTAAGGTTAAATTAAACCTGAACGAAATTGCTCATGGCGTAGAGAAAAAAATAAAGGTGAATAAACAAGTCGCCTGCGGAACCTGTAAAGGAAGCGGCGCTAAAAATAATAATTACGATACCTGTAAGATTTGTAATGGTTCAGGAGTACAAACCCGTGTTCAGCAAACCATATTGGGTGCTATGAGAACGCAAACAACTTGTAGCTCTTGCCATGGCGAAGGAAAAATTATTAAGGAGAAATGCGGGACCTGTCATGGCGATGGTGTTGTAAGAGGTGAAGAGGTTATCTCTGTAAATATTCCGGCCGGTGTTGCAGAAGGGATGCAACTTTCTATGAACGGAAAAGGGAATGCAGCACCAAGGGGTGGCATTAACGGTGACTTATTAATATTAGTAGAAGAGGAAGAGCATCCGGAGTTAAAACGCGATGGAAACAACCTTATATACCATTCATTTATTAGTTTCCCTGAGGCAGCTCTCGGAACTCAGGTCGAAATTCCAACAATTGATGGTAAAGTAAAAATTAAGATTGATCCGGGTACACCAAGTGGAAAAATCCTTCGTTTAAAGGGCAAAGGTATTCCTGATATAAACTCTTATGGAAAAGGCGATTTATTGGTGGATGTGAACATTCATGTGCCAACCAATTTGAGTGCTGATGAAAAGAAAATGATGGAGCAATTACAGGATTCTAAAAACTTCAAGCCTAATCCAAATAAAAAGGAGAAGAGCTTCTTTGATCGCATGAAAGAGTATTTTGAATAA
- a CDS encoding nucleotide exchange factor GrpE, which translates to MKEQDNVNNTENNTEGQEENTATNAENTSVSEVDQLKQQVAELNDKYLRLYSEFDNYRKRTMKEKSELIKTASEDVFKAILPVIDDLERAIKANENNNDPASIKEGIVLISNKMKHNTQQKGLTAFESVGLAFSEDTMEAITHIPASDENQKGKVVDEVEKGYKLGDKVIRYAKVVVAN; encoded by the coding sequence ATGAAAGAACAGGATAATGTAAATAATACCGAGAATAATACCGAGGGGCAAGAAGAAAATACTGCCACTAATGCTGAAAATACGTCAGTTTCTGAGGTAGATCAATTAAAGCAGCAAGTAGCGGAATTAAACGATAAATACCTTCGTTTATATTCAGAGTTTGATAATTACAGAAAGCGTACCATGAAGGAAAAAAGTGAGCTGATAAAAACTGCATCTGAAGATGTTTTTAAAGCCATTTTGCCTGTCATTGATGATTTGGAAAGAGCAATAAAGGCGAATGAGAACAATAACGATCCTGCTTCCATTAAGGAAGGTATTGTTTTGATTAGTAATAAAATGAAGCATAATACCCAACAAAAAGGTTTAACGGCATTTGAGAGTGTTGGTTTAGCTTTTAGTGAAGATACCATGGAGGCGATTACACACATTCCTGCCAGCGATGAGAATCAAAAGGGGAAAGTAGTGGATGAGGTGGAGAAAGGTTATAAATTAGGTGATAAAGTAATTCGCTACGCAAAGGTAGTGGTAGCAAATTAA
- a CDS encoding OmpA family protein: MKKIAVIVCLFFVCNVVFAQKKLRVGEKIPFAKVEVYNKDNQKTSIDLPTGKPGSPDRFVLVLFFTTQQPLKQIVDINQRIEFILNRFQNNACKGASEIEYVTVCAEEDDAKWQTYLKDGNLVNSKFKGKKTNYLAKGGIQDKAVQVFGADKFPSFFVVNPKGRLWMETDSAKVLERAFVNICRTNAAYSTADISGKLLIGEAVKKPLTDHNVYLVNQLQDTLKTAKTDGYGDFLFTKIDTTQTLSIRIEQNDKVKGGPKVYLAKQNGEMVGELTKSSKGFFEYKLLKADVVTLAPIEEEDDITMKYKKFDKSGEKTLSVTENIYYESGKFNITFEGELILDQVITILEANPGVKLEVISHTDSRGDDASNLALSEKRSKAVVDYLASKGIDNFRLTPTGKGEAQIKNRCLNGVECSDKEHELNRRTEFNFLKN, from the coding sequence ATGAAAAAAATCGCCGTCATAGTTTGTCTGTTTTTTGTCTGCAACGTTGTGTTCGCACAAAAAAAATTAAGAGTCGGTGAGAAAATTCCTTTTGCTAAAGTTGAGGTTTATAATAAAGACAATCAGAAAACTTCCATCGATTTACCTACAGGAAAACCGGGGAGTCCCGATCGCTTTGTGTTAGTTTTGTTTTTCACCACACAACAACCCCTTAAGCAAATTGTAGATATTAATCAACGCATCGAATTTATCTTGAATCGTTTTCAAAATAATGCTTGCAAGGGCGCTTCAGAAATTGAATACGTAACTGTTTGTGCCGAGGAAGATGACGCTAAATGGCAAACCTATCTCAAAGATGGTAATTTGGTTAATTCTAAATTCAAGGGTAAAAAAACAAATTACTTGGCAAAAGGCGGAATTCAGGATAAGGCTGTTCAGGTATTTGGTGCCGATAAATTCCCATCTTTTTTCGTTGTGAATCCTAAAGGTCGTTTATGGATGGAAACCGATAGTGCTAAAGTATTGGAAAGAGCATTTGTAAATATTTGTCGCACCAATGCGGCTTATTCAACAGCGGATATTTCGGGTAAACTGTTGATTGGTGAAGCCGTTAAAAAGCCATTGACTGATCACAATGTTTATTTGGTGAATCAATTACAGGATACTTTGAAAACTGCTAAAACAGATGGCTACGGTGATTTTCTTTTTACAAAAATAGATACCACTCAAACTTTGTCGATTCGCATTGAGCAAAACGACAAAGTTAAAGGCGGACCAAAAGTATACTTGGCCAAGCAAAATGGCGAGATGGTTGGTGAATTAACCAAATCAAGTAAAGGTTTTTTTGAATATAAATTACTTAAGGCCGATGTGGTGACTTTAGCGCCTATTGAAGAGGAAGATGATATCACCATGAAGTATAAGAAGTTTGATAAATCCGGAGAAAAAACTTTATCGGTTACCGAAAACATCTATTACGAATCAGGGAAGTTCAATATCACTTTTGAAGGGGAATTGATTTTAGATCAGGTGATCACAATTCTTGAAGCCAATCCGGGCGTGAAATTGGAGGTAATCTCACATACCGATAGTAGAGGTGATGATGCTTCGAACCTTGCCTTATCCGAAAAACGTTCCAAGGCCGTAGTTGATTATCTGGCCTCCAAAGGGATTGATAATTTCAGATTAACACCAACCGGAAAGGGTGAAGCACAAATCAAAAACCGCTGTTTAAATGGGGTTGAGTGCTCTGACAAAGAACATGAATTAAACCGGCGAACAGAGTTTAATTTCCTTAAAAACTGA
- a CDS encoding OmpA family protein: MIKRLLKIVVVLNVLFAFKLSAQTPNTVLKQGDPTPALILYNNQNTQQSISFPYINKVVLLHFWSSSVSKSKPFIPRLLDIHERYSNAVYRNADGFEAFTIAVQSDKTAWNEDIVNMKMEGVSNLIAPRGYNDLTIRNFKITQLPLTLLISETGQVLMVNPTQLEIEDVLDGKKNSPVNTKDLKARLLFSEAPTDAVKNQKMVLKNKFGDTLSRTTTDNSGVFTFYGVKFLKDYIIKLDTSGSLQNVSKAYLSTSAGAVFGMINKTEVGFELPLTLNEINKMNASDKETMAQKNALTVNPNVTFKAGTAQIDEGTTPELDKVVTMMTKNKEYTLEIIVHTDSRGDDAANLELSKKRASAVKTYLVSNGIVATKIRTIGKGETMLLNKCKNNVNCTEAEHLENNRVELKFIKP; encoded by the coding sequence ATGATAAAACGCTTGTTAAAAATAGTTGTTGTTCTGAACGTTTTGTTTGCTTTTAAATTAAGCGCGCAAACACCGAATACTGTATTAAAACAAGGTGATCCCACCCCGGCTCTTATTCTTTATAATAATCAAAACACGCAGCAAAGTATTTCATTCCCTTATATTAATAAAGTTGTATTACTTCATTTTTGGTCATCAAGTGTAAGTAAATCGAAACCATTTATACCTCGTTTATTGGATATTCATGAACGTTACAGTAACGCGGTTTATCGTAATGCCGACGGATTCGAAGCTTTTACTATAGCTGTGCAAAGTGATAAAACTGCATGGAATGAGGATATCGTGAATATGAAAATGGAGGGTGTCAGTAATTTAATTGCTCCTCGTGGATACAATGATTTAACTATACGTAATTTTAAAATCACTCAATTGCCACTCACGTTATTAATCAGCGAAACCGGACAAGTACTTATGGTGAATCCAACTCAATTGGAAATAGAAGATGTGTTAGACGGAAAGAAAAACTCACCGGTGAATACAAAAGATTTAAAAGCCCGCTTATTGTTTTCAGAAGCGCCAACCGACGCAGTGAAGAATCAAAAAATGGTTTTGAAGAATAAATTTGGTGATACTTTAAGTCGTACAACCACTGATAACTCAGGTGTATTTACTTTTTACGGCGTTAAGTTTTTAAAAGATTATATTATCAAATTAGATACATCGGGTAGTTTGCAAAACGTTTCTAAAGCTTATTTAAGCACTTCAGCCGGTGCTGTATTTGGTATGATTAACAAAACTGAGGTAGGATTTGAATTGCCTTTAACACTAAACGAGATTAATAAAATGAATGCTTCCGACAAGGAAACAATGGCTCAGAAAAATGCACTGACAGTGAATCCTAATGTTACATTTAAGGCCGGTACAGCACAAATTGATGAAGGAACTACTCCTGAATTGGATAAGGTAGTTACCATGATGACAAAAAATAAGGAATATACTTTGGAAATTATTGTGCATACAGATAGCCGTGGAGATGATGCCGCAAACCTTGAGCTTTCAAAAAAACGCGCAAGCGCAGTAAAAACGTATTTAGTGTCGAATGGTATCGTTGCGACTAAAATACGAACCATAGGGAAGGGTGAAACCATGCTTCTGAATAAATGCAAAAACAATGTGAATTGTACTGAAGCAGAGCACCTCGAAAACAATCGTGTTGAATTAAAATTCATTAAACCTTAA
- a CDS encoding TlpA family protein disulfide reductase — MLLVLKLSESKMELKRIYLVLSIFLTFAFACKSKKETSTDSKKETIVATTTVEAPVGLNLGNKAPEIELNSPQGKPVKLSSLKGQLVLIDFWASWCRPCRIENPSLVVAYNVFKDQKFKGGKGFTIYSVSLDNNKDAWQQAILNDGLVWNNHVGDLGGWNNSAAVKYGVYSIPTNFLIDGNGIIVAKALRGDDLHKKLEELRIKE, encoded by the coding sequence ATGCTATTGGTGCTGAAATTATCAGAAAGTAAAATGGAACTTAAAAGAATATATTTAGTATTAAGCATTTTTTTGACGTTTGCTTTTGCATGTAAATCTAAGAAGGAAACAAGTACCGATTCAAAAAAAGAAACGATAGTAGCGACTACAACAGTAGAAGCTCCTGTAGGGTTGAATCTGGGAAACAAAGCACCGGAAATTGAATTGAACTCTCCGCAAGGAAAACCGGTTAAATTATCTTCATTAAAAGGACAGTTAGTACTGATTGATTTTTGGGCCAGTTGGTGCCGTCCGTGCCGAATTGAAAACCCATCGCTCGTTGTAGCTTATAATGTTTTCAAAGATCAGAAATTTAAAGGCGGTAAAGGATTTACAATATACAGCGTTTCATTAGATAATAATAAAGACGCATGGCAACAAGCTATTTTAAATGATGGTTTGGTTTGGAACAATCATGTAGGTGATTTAGGCGGTTGGAATAATTCGGCAGCTGTAAAATATGGCGTGTATTCAATTCCAACCAATTTTTTAATTGATGGTAACGGCATTATTGTAGCAAAAGCATTAAGAGGTGATGATTTGCATAAAAAGTTAGAGGAACTCAGAATTAAAGAATGA
- the murA gene encoding UDP-N-acetylglucosamine 1-carboxyvinyltransferase — protein sequence MAIFEVTGGKQLKGDIIPQGAKNEALQIICAVLLTNEKVTISNIPDIVDINKLIDLLRDLGVKIEKTGHEEYTFQADEVKVDYLVSPEFKKKGGGLRGSVMIIGPMLARFGRAYMPKPGGDKIGRRRMDTHFLGFQNLGAQFDYDGHDEMFKVHADKLKGTYMLLDEASVTGTANIIMAAVLAEGTTTIYNAACEPYIQQLCKMLVSMGAKISGIGSNLLNIEGVTSLKGTKHRLLPDMIEIGSFIGLAAMTQSEITIKNVSYDNLGCIPRVFSRLGIQMERRGDDIYIPSQSHYEIDTFIDGSILTIADAIWPGFTPDLLSIVLVTATQARGNVLIHQKMFESRLFFVDKLIDMGAQIILCDPHRATVIGLDKKVQLKAIQMASPDIRAGVSLLIAAMSAKGKSTIFNINQIDRGYQNIDGRLNAIGAEIIRK from the coding sequence ATGGCCATTTTTGAAGTTACCGGAGGCAAACAATTAAAAGGAGATATCATTCCGCAAGGAGCTAAAAACGAAGCGCTGCAAATCATTTGCGCCGTTTTACTTACCAACGAAAAAGTTACCATCAGTAATATTCCTGATATCGTTGACATCAATAAGCTTATTGATTTATTACGTGATTTGGGTGTAAAAATTGAAAAAACCGGCCATGAAGAATATACTTTTCAGGCCGATGAAGTGAAGGTTGATTATCTCGTATCGCCTGAGTTTAAAAAGAAGGGCGGAGGTTTACGAGGCTCAGTAATGATAATTGGTCCGATGTTAGCACGATTTGGAAGAGCTTACATGCCGAAACCGGGAGGTGATAAAATTGGCCGTCGTCGTATGGATACTCATTTCTTGGGCTTCCAAAATTTAGGAGCGCAATTTGATTACGACGGACATGATGAAATGTTTAAAGTGCATGCCGATAAATTAAAAGGCACTTACATGTTGTTGGATGAAGCTTCTGTTACAGGAACTGCCAATATCATTATGGCAGCTGTTTTAGCAGAAGGCACAACCACCATCTACAATGCGGCTTGCGAACCTTACATTCAGCAATTATGTAAAATGCTGGTGAGCATGGGTGCGAAAATTAGCGGTATTGGTTCTAATTTGTTAAACATTGAAGGTGTAACATCATTGAAAGGAACAAAACATCGTTTGTTACCTGACATGATTGAAATTGGTTCATTCATTGGCCTAGCAGCCATGACTCAATCTGAAATTACCATTAAGAATGTTTCGTATGATAATCTAGGTTGTATTCCTCGTGTGTTTTCTCGTTTAGGAATTCAAATGGAACGTAGGGGTGATGATATTTACATTCCAAGCCAAAGTCATTACGAAATCGATACTTTCATCGATGGTTCAATCTTAACCATTGCAGATGCTATTTGGCCTGGATTCACGCCTGATTTATTAAGTATTGTTTTAGTTACTGCAACCCAAGCACGCGGAAATGTTCTCATTCATCAGAAAATGTTTGAGAGCCGTTTATTTTTCGTAGATAAACTAATCGACATGGGTGCCCAAATTATTTTATGTGATCCGCACCGTGCTACTGTGATTGGTTTAGATAAAAAAGTTCAGTTGAAAGCAATTCAAATGGCATCGCCGGATATTCGTGCGGGTGTATCGTTATTAATTGCAGCTATGAGTGCAAAAGGCAAGAGCACCATCTTTAACATTAATCAAATTGATAGAGGCTATCAGAATATAGATGGAAGGTTAAATGCTATTGGTGCTGAAATTATCAGAAAGTAA
- a CDS encoding DUF4290 domain-containing protein: MEYNTQQPKMIIPEYGRNIQGMIEYCCTLKDRDERNLCARAIIQVMGQLNPHLRDVADFTHKLWDHLFIISEFKLDVDSPYPKPSPETFKEKPERLTYPSGKIRYKHYGKSIEKIIEQAKKLKDGPEKDELTRHIANHLKKSYLNWNKDSITDDVIFKNLQELSGGELKMDESAVLSSHQELRGNNNNNKPRHKFQNNKHKHKHNKHHRKH, translated from the coding sequence ATGGAATACAACACCCAACAGCCCAAAATGATTATCCCCGAATATGGTAGAAATATTCAGGGAATGATAGAATATTGCTGTACCCTTAAAGACCGTGATGAAAGAAATTTGTGTGCTCGCGCAATTATTCAGGTAATGGGGCAGTTAAATCCGCATTTGCGTGATGTAGCGGACTTTACGCACAAATTATGGGATCATCTTTTTATTATTTCAGAATTTAAATTGGATGTGGACTCGCCTTATCCGAAACCATCACCTGAAACCTTTAAAGAAAAGCCGGAACGGTTAACCTATCCTAGCGGAAAAATCCGTTATAAACATTATGGAAAATCCATCGAAAAAATCATTGAGCAAGCTAAAAAATTGAAGGATGGTCCGGAGAAGGATGAATTAACTCGTCACATAGCCAATCATCTAAAAAAGTCTTACCTCAACTGGAATAAAGATTCGATAACTGATGATGTCATTTTTAAAAATCTTCAGGAATTATCGGGAGGTGAGTTAAAAATGGATGAATCAGCGGTATTGAGTTCTCATCAGGAATTGAGAGGGAATAATAACAATAACAAACCTCGCCACAAGTTCCAAAATAACAAGCATAAGCATAAACATAATAAACACCATCGCAAACATTAA
- the sucD gene encoding succinate--CoA ligase subunit alpha, which yields MSVLVNKNSKIIVQGFTGGEGTFHATQMIEYGTNVVGGVTPGKGGTKHLDRPVFNTVADAVKNTGADVSIIFVPAAFAADAIMEAADAGIKVIICITEGIPVKDMIYTKEYLKGKDCRLIGPNCPGVITAGEAKVGIMPGFVFKKGKIGIVSKSGTLTYEAADQVAKAGLGVTTAIGIGGDPIIGTTTKEAVELLMNDPETEGIIMIGEIGGTYEADAARWIKANGNKKPVVGFIAGQTAPKGRTMGHAGAIVGGKDDTAQAKMAIMKECGLHVCESPAEIGKTMAKVLGKVVA from the coding sequence ATGTCAGTTCTCGTAAATAAAAATTCTAAAATCATTGTTCAAGGTTTTACCGGTGGCGAAGGAACTTTCCACGCTACACAAATGATTGAATATGGTACTAACGTTGTGGGCGGAGTAACGCCGGGCAAAGGCGGTACTAAACATTTGGATCGCCCGGTATTTAACACAGTTGCCGATGCGGTAAAAAACACCGGTGCGGATGTATCTATCATTTTTGTTCCTGCGGCATTTGCTGCTGATGCAATTATGGAGGCTGCTGATGCCGGTATCAAAGTAATTATTTGTATTACTGAAGGTATTCCTGTGAAGGACATGATTTACACGAAAGAATATTTGAAAGGTAAAGATTGCCGTTTAATTGGCCCTAACTGTCCCGGTGTTATCACTGCAGGAGAAGCGAAGGTTGGAATTATGCCGGGCTTTGTTTTCAAAAAAGGCAAAATCGGAATTGTTTCTAAATCAGGTACTTTAACTTACGAAGCTGCTGATCAAGTGGCAAAAGCAGGCTTAGGCGTAACAACAGCTATTGGAATTGGTGGCGACCCTATCATTGGAACTACCACAAAAGAAGCGGTTGAATTATTAATGAATGACCCTGAAACAGAAGGTATCATTATGATTGGAGAAATCGGTGGTACTTATGAAGCGGATGCGGCACGTTGGATTAAAGCCAATGGCAATAAAAAACCTGTTGTAGGTTTTATTGCCGGACAAACTGCGCCTAAAGGTCGTACTATGGGACATGCCGGTGCAATTGTAGGTGGTAAAGATGATACAGCACAAGCTAAAATGGCCATCATGAAAGAGTGTGGATTACACGTTTGTGAATCACCTGCCGAAATTGGTAAAACAATGGCAAAAGTGTTAGGTAAAGTAGTCGCTTAA